A section of the Paenibacillus odorifer genome encodes:
- a CDS encoding ABC transporter permease: MNRSKWKSVGDELFTNKLGVAALITLIVFTLGSIFAFLSGHDPNAMDVLARLKAPGADHWFGTDDYGRDYFARALYGGRVSLLVGFASMIIATGIGVTVGVISGYFGGWIDNLLMRMLDVVMSIPSFLVLLLLSVFLKPSVGNIILIIALLMWMNIARVIRAETMTIKEREYVLYAKASGQSNFGIIWRHILPGLVPVVIVGATNNIASAIMMESSLSFLGFGVQPPNATWGSMLNNAQGYIAQAPYLALFPGLLILLTVLSFNVLGDILRVGFEPKLIRR, translated from the coding sequence ATGAATCGCAGTAAATGGAAAAGTGTTGGAGATGAGCTATTTACGAATAAATTGGGTGTCGCAGCCCTCATTACTTTAATCGTCTTCACACTAGGCTCTATATTTGCTTTTTTGTCCGGACATGATCCGAATGCAATGGATGTTTTGGCACGTTTGAAAGCGCCCGGAGCGGATCATTGGTTTGGTACGGATGATTACGGCCGGGACTATTTTGCCCGAGCTTTGTATGGTGGCCGGGTATCTTTGCTAGTTGGTTTTGCTTCAATGATCATTGCCACGGGTATAGGTGTGACGGTGGGCGTAATCAGTGGATATTTTGGCGGATGGATTGATAATCTATTGATGCGGATGCTTGATGTAGTGATGTCCATTCCATCTTTCCTTGTGCTGCTGCTGCTCAGCGTATTTCTGAAGCCGAGTGTAGGAAACATCATTTTAATTATTGCTCTATTAATGTGGATGAACATTGCCCGTGTGATTCGTGCGGAGACGATGACGATTAAAGAACGGGAATATGTACTATATGCAAAAGCTTCCGGCCAGAGCAACTTCGGAATTATCTGGCGTCATATTCTTCCGGGGCTAGTACCTGTTGTGATTGTAGGTGCGACGAATAATATCGCTTCCGCGATTATGATGGAGTCGTCCCTAAGCTTCCTTGGGTTCGGGGTACAACCTCCGAATGCCACTTGGGGCAGTATGCTTAACAATGCACAGGGATATATCGCTCAGGCACCTTATTTGGCATTGTTCCCGGGGTTATTGATACTATTAACGGTTCTGAGCTTTAATGTTCTGGGCGATATTTTGCGGGTTGGCTTTGAACCGAAGCTGATCCGAAGATAG
- a CDS encoding ABC transporter substrate-binding protein — MNVLKRLSTLSLVAGFTMLTACGGNANTGNVTAANGASSSPSTEAAPTQNAPVTIEFWYGLGGKLGENMEALIQKFNTSQQEVIVKGIAQADYTETEQKLQAAIATGKVPAAALSSNVDWARKGYFAPIDEFMALQPDFNKEDFVQTFLNQGQVDGKQYFLPMYGTTQVMYYRKDVFEKNGIDASTLKTWEDLAAAAAKMTVKDGGKTTLYGWEPMWGSGNMIDAVLSKGGTILSEDGKQVMVDSKEWIETWDLFRKWIHEDKIMRIHSGGQGWEYWYKTIDDVIKGQSAGYTGSSGDQGDLDFSIVSAMEQPGWAGIGEGKPVAQALMAGILSKANDSEKEAAMKWLTYFTNAENTASWSINTGYISVRQSALQDPAFVSFSESNPQIKVPLMQASHGSAPFQDPTGGKINDALTIAADKVQIENIPAAQALKEAQETAQAALDKLK, encoded by the coding sequence ATGAACGTATTGAAGAGACTGTCCACCCTGTCTTTGGTTGCCGGATTTACAATGTTAACAGCTTGCGGAGGAAATGCGAATACAGGCAATGTTACAGCGGCAAATGGAGCTTCTTCCTCCCCCTCCACAGAGGCTGCACCCACACAAAATGCGCCGGTAACGATTGAATTCTGGTATGGTCTCGGCGGCAAGCTTGGTGAGAATATGGAGGCACTGATTCAGAAATTTAATACCTCTCAGCAAGAGGTCATCGTCAAAGGTATCGCGCAGGCAGACTACACTGAAACCGAACAGAAGCTGCAAGCAGCTATCGCTACAGGAAAAGTGCCTGCGGCTGCTCTCTCCTCCAATGTAGATTGGGCCCGTAAAGGATATTTCGCTCCGATAGACGAGTTTATGGCACTGCAGCCAGATTTTAATAAAGAGGATTTTGTCCAAACCTTTCTAAATCAGGGCCAGGTTGATGGTAAGCAATACTTCCTGCCGATGTATGGAACAACGCAGGTCATGTACTATCGCAAAGATGTTTTTGAGAAGAATGGGATTGATGCGAGCACACTAAAGACTTGGGAAGATCTAGCTGCCGCAGCTGCGAAAATGACAGTGAAGGACGGCGGCAAAACCACCCTTTATGGTTGGGAGCCTATGTGGGGTTCAGGGAACATGATTGATGCTGTACTCAGCAAAGGAGGCACTATCCTTAGTGAGGATGGAAAACAAGTTATGGTCGACTCTAAAGAGTGGATTGAAACCTGGGATTTGTTCCGCAAGTGGATTCACGAGGATAAGATCATGCGAATTCATTCCGGCGGTCAAGGCTGGGAGTATTGGTACAAGACGATTGACGATGTAATAAAGGGTCAATCCGCAGGCTACACCGGCTCCAGCGGCGATCAGGGAGACTTGGACTTCAGCATTGTTTCGGCTATGGAGCAGCCAGGCTGGGCAGGGATCGGTGAGGGCAAACCCGTAGCCCAAGCACTTATGGCCGGCATTCTATCCAAAGCTAACGACAGTGAAAAGGAAGCAGCTATGAAATGGCTAACCTACTTCACAAATGCTGAGAATACTGCGTCCTGGTCCATTAATACGGGATATATTTCGGTGCGCCAATCCGCATTGCAAGACCCGGCATTTGTGTCATTCAGCGAAAGCAATCCACAGATTAAGGTCCCATTGATGCAAGCTTCTCATGGTTCTGCACCTTTCCAAGACCCAACTGGCGGCAAAATTAACGATGCGTTGACAATCGCCGCAGATAAGGTGCAAATTGAGAATATCCCAGCAGCACAAGCACTTAAGGAAGCACAAGAAACGGCACAAGCAGCGCTTGATAAATTAAAATAA
- a CDS encoding DMT family transporter has product MWAWMFLTLAIVFELSGTISMKISQGFTQLWPSVLMFLFYGASFTSLNYALTSIKVGVAYAIWSGAGIILISFIGTLFFEEKLTLSSLLWIAVIIVGIIGLNISGKTH; this is encoded by the coding sequence ATGTGGGCATGGATGTTTCTGACGCTGGCTATTGTGTTCGAACTCTCAGGGACCATCTCAATGAAAATATCTCAGGGGTTCACCCAGCTCTGGCCTTCCGTGCTTATGTTCCTGTTCTATGGAGCCAGCTTCACCTCCCTGAATTATGCTCTCACCTCGATTAAGGTAGGCGTAGCTTATGCGATATGGTCAGGAGCGGGAATCATTCTGATTTCCTTCATAGGAACCCTGTTTTTTGAAGAAAAGCTAACCCTATCCTCACTACTATGGATAGCCGTCATCATTGTCGGGATCATAGGACTGAACATTAGCGGCAAGACGCATTAG
- a CDS encoding AI-2E family transporter translates to MELFKRYYANLTVRRFLILGLVALLLFSIRDMLNLVLLTFLIAYVMNSFQVLLTKRINKYVAVNSKVIIVILYLALIAVIVITLVNYLPKVFIQIKQLTNFLTNLTPENIPQNDIVQYIFAQLKDLNYQSYMKDGIEYVLKISNWGTSFVLSTILSFVFILEKNRIVSFTSRLKESKISWFYVELEYFGRKFISSFGKVIEAQILIALFNTCFTVIGLWILGFPYLFALSIMIFLLSLIPVVGFVISLIPLCIIGYNIGGLVMTIYVLAMIAVLHFVEGYFLNPKLMSSKMNLPMFYTFIVLLFSEHYLGVWGLILGIPIFVFFLDILEINRENKIGT, encoded by the coding sequence ATGGAATTGTTTAAGCGTTATTACGCAAATTTAACGGTCCGGCGTTTTTTGATTTTAGGATTGGTTGCTCTACTGCTATTCAGTATTAGAGATATGCTTAATTTGGTACTGTTGACGTTTTTGATTGCGTATGTAATGAATAGCTTTCAAGTGCTGCTCACGAAGCGCATTAACAAATATGTAGCAGTTAACAGCAAAGTGATTATTGTTATTCTATACCTTGCCTTAATCGCTGTAATTGTCATAACCCTCGTTAATTATCTGCCTAAGGTTTTCATACAGATTAAACAGTTAACGAATTTTTTGACCAATTTGACCCCTGAGAACATCCCGCAGAATGATATTGTGCAGTATATATTCGCCCAGCTTAAGGATTTGAACTATCAGTCGTACATGAAAGACGGTATTGAATATGTCTTGAAAATAAGCAATTGGGGCACCAGCTTTGTTTTATCAACCATTTTGAGCTTTGTATTTATACTTGAGAAAAACAGGATCGTTAGCTTCACTTCCCGCCTTAAAGAGAGCAAAATCTCTTGGTTCTATGTAGAGCTTGAGTATTTTGGCAGAAAATTTATCTCCTCTTTCGGAAAAGTGATCGAAGCACAAATTCTGATCGCGTTGTTTAATACATGCTTTACGGTGATCGGACTCTGGATTTTAGGTTTTCCTTACCTTTTCGCATTATCCATTATGATCTTCTTGCTTAGTTTAATTCCGGTTGTAGGTTTTGTTATCTCGCTAATCCCACTTTGTATTATTGGTTACAATATTGGTGGCCTAGTCATGACGATATACGTACTGGCAATGATTGCCGTACTGCATTTTGTAGAAGGCTACTTCCTAAATCCTAAACTGATGTCATCCAAAATGAATTTGCCTATGTTCTATACGTTTATCGTGTTGTTATTCTCTGAGCATTATCTCGGGGTATGGGGTCTGATTCTGGGGATTCCGATCTTTGTATTCTTCCTTGATATTCTGGAAATTAACAGAGAGAACAAGATAGGAACTTAG
- a CDS encoding ABC transporter ATP-binding protein — translation MSDNKILVDVNNLKKHFSKGKDMWGRDTSVLKAVDGVSFQIRQGETFGLVGESGSGKSTVGRCLLRLYDYTDGEVSFDGQPLSKLGEKQLKPFRRRIQSIFQDPYSSLNPSLNVLDLISEPMKIHGIHEGEERKEAVAALLEKVGLKREHLYRFPHEFSGGQRQRISIARALSVRPEFVVCDEPISALDVSVQAQVVNMLEDLQSEFGLTYLFVAHDLSMVRHISDRIGVMYGGRLVEVAESDELYDNPIHPYTKALLSSILETDPRRANQRIILDGYSQEYGRAETSTLQEVSPGHYVAYDFTV, via the coding sequence TTGAGTGACAATAAGATTCTAGTGGACGTAAATAATCTCAAAAAACATTTCTCCAAAGGCAAGGATATGTGGGGACGCGATACATCGGTGCTTAAGGCAGTAGATGGCGTAAGCTTTCAGATTCGTCAGGGAGAGACCTTTGGGCTGGTTGGAGAGTCAGGAAGCGGCAAGTCCACGGTTGGACGCTGCTTGCTGCGCTTATATGATTACACAGACGGTGAAGTGTCTTTTGACGGGCAGCCGCTGAGCAAGCTTGGAGAGAAGCAGTTAAAACCTTTTCGCAGACGCATTCAGTCGATCTTCCAAGATCCCTATTCTTCACTTAATCCAAGCTTAAATGTGCTTGATCTGATCAGTGAGCCTATGAAAATCCACGGCATCCACGAAGGTGAAGAACGCAAAGAAGCTGTTGCGGCATTGCTGGAAAAGGTAGGTTTAAAAAGAGAACATCTCTACCGCTTCCCGCATGAATTCAGCGGTGGACAACGCCAGCGGATTTCGATTGCCAGAGCATTGTCCGTAAGACCTGAGTTTGTCGTGTGTGATGAGCCGATCTCAGCGCTGGACGTGTCTGTCCAGGCCCAGGTAGTGAACATGCTGGAGGATTTGCAGTCCGAATTTGGCTTGACCTATCTCTTTGTCGCACATGATCTGTCGATGGTACGGCATATTTCTGACCGGATCGGCGTGATGTATGGCGGTCGACTAGTAGAGGTAGCCGAAAGTGATGAGCTGTACGATAATCCTATTCATCCTTATACAAAGGCGCTGCTGTCTTCCATCTTGGAGACGGATCCCCGGCGGGCCAATCAGAGAATTATTTTAGACGGATACTCGCAAGAGTACGGCAGAGCTGAGACTTCTACACTACAGGAAGTAAGCCCGGGCCATTATGTTGCTTATGATTTTACGGTATGA
- a CDS encoding ABC transporter ATP-binding protein, which produces MTERLLSVENLKVSFQTRDGENQAVRGVSFHIDAGETVGIVGESGSGKSVTAKAIMSLITPPGKIIAGNINFRGENLSNLSEKEWRKLRGNRIAMVFQDPMTSLNPVKKIGQQLTEVIRRHRGLNKEEALKEAASILRQVGINNPEQRLQQYPHEFSGGMRQRVMIAMALSCQPELLIADEPTTALDVTIQAQILDLFKELKNNTSTAIALITHDLGVVAQVCTRVIVMYGGLVMEEGTVEDIFYRPQHPYTKGLLRSIPKRDGKSRERLIPIEGTPPDLLNPPSGCPFMERCPNAFARCSERPPVIELSPGHRSMCWLADGVQETSAVAGVEGSGSVE; this is translated from the coding sequence ATGACGGAACGGCTATTGTCTGTTGAGAATTTGAAGGTTTCCTTCCAAACTCGAGATGGGGAGAATCAGGCAGTTCGTGGCGTTAGCTTTCATATAGATGCTGGAGAAACGGTAGGGATTGTTGGTGAATCCGGAAGCGGGAAAAGTGTAACTGCGAAGGCGATTATGTCGTTGATTACACCTCCGGGTAAAATTATCGCTGGAAATATTAATTTTCGTGGTGAGAATTTATCTAACCTTTCGGAAAAAGAGTGGAGAAAACTACGCGGCAACCGCATAGCGATGGTGTTTCAGGATCCCATGACTTCTCTTAATCCTGTGAAAAAAATCGGCCAGCAGCTTACGGAGGTCATCCGGCGGCATCGCGGCTTAAATAAGGAAGAAGCGCTCAAAGAAGCAGCAAGTATCCTGCGGCAGGTGGGTATAAATAATCCTGAGCAGCGGCTGCAGCAGTATCCGCATGAATTCAGCGGCGGGATGCGGCAGCGGGTCATGATCGCCATGGCTCTTTCCTGCCAGCCAGAGCTATTGATTGCGGATGAGCCGACAACTGCGCTTGATGTAACGATACAGGCCCAAATTCTTGATCTTTTTAAAGAGCTAAAAAATAATACCAGTACAGCTATAGCACTGATCACCCATGATTTGGGTGTGGTGGCTCAGGTATGTACACGGGTTATCGTAATGTATGGTGGACTAGTGATGGAGGAAGGTACGGTGGAGGATATTTTTTACCGCCCACAGCATCCTTACACGAAAGGTCTGCTTCGCTCGATCCCGAAACGTGACGGCAAATCGCGTGAACGTCTAATTCCAATCGAAGGCACACCTCCGGATTTGTTGAATCCTCCTTCTGGCTGTCCCTTTATGGAGCGTTGCCCTAATGCTTTTGCCCGTTGCAGCGAACGTCCTCCGGTAATCGAATTATCGCCCGGTCACCGTTCGATGTGCTGGTTAGCAGATGGTGTGCAGGAGACTTCAGCCGTAGCTGGCGTTGAAGGGAGCGGTTCGGTTGAGTGA
- a CDS encoding carbohydrate ABC transporter permease — protein MNATIVRVGKLTRHLFFTAIALIMAFPFYWMVTSALKTNDEIWQSPPTIWPKDPLWSNFSAAWHEAPFFRYMGNSIFVAVSIVILQVINSGMMAYALTHMKFRFRGLFSGVILFGYMVPATAVYLPGYLVLSQLHLLDSYAGLILSNCVSVFSIFLIRQAFLQVPHELVEAGEVDGSSHMRILWTILVPITRSSFAVLALITFIDQYNNYFWPMLITKDPNLQLVSAGLRSFFTQGGAYGLKWPLIMAASAFTIAPLLLVFLLAQKTIMQSVNMTAGSSKG, from the coding sequence ATGAATGCAACGATCGTACGCGTGGGCAAGCTGACCCGCCATCTATTTTTTACAGCTATTGCACTGATCATGGCCTTCCCCTTCTATTGGATGGTCACCAGCGCCTTAAAAACCAATGATGAAATCTGGCAGTCTCCGCCCACAATCTGGCCTAAGGATCCGCTGTGGAGTAATTTTTCAGCCGCCTGGCACGAAGCCCCTTTCTTCAGATATATGGGCAATAGCATATTTGTCGCTGTGTCGATTGTTATTTTGCAGGTAATAAATTCCGGGATGATGGCCTATGCGCTTACGCATATGAAATTCCGCTTCAGAGGGCTGTTCTCAGGCGTTATTCTTTTCGGCTACATGGTTCCAGCCACCGCTGTTTATCTTCCCGGATATTTGGTATTGTCCCAGCTCCATCTACTGGATTCATATGCCGGATTAATTCTATCCAACTGTGTAAGTGTCTTCTCCATTTTTCTAATTCGCCAGGCCTTCCTTCAGGTTCCCCATGAGCTGGTGGAGGCTGGAGAAGTCGACGGTTCCTCACACATGCGGATTCTGTGGACCATTCTTGTCCCCATTACACGTTCTTCCTTTGCTGTGCTAGCCCTGATCACCTTCATTGATCAGTACAATAACTATTTCTGGCCGATGCTGATCACCAAAGACCCTAATCTCCAGCTAGTCTCGGCGGGTCTGCGTAGTTTCTTTACTCAAGGAGGTGCTTACGGATTAAAATGGCCGCTGATCATGGCCGCTAGCGCATTCACCATCGCCCCGTTGCTGCTAGTATTTCTACTAGCTCAGAAAACGATCATGCAAAGTGTCAACATGACCGCTGGTTCCAGCAAAGGATAA
- a CDS encoding metallophosphoesterase family protein encodes MSTNTSPEDKPVITFQIITDTHVTADRNHEYNLNFELALRDIAAHGEGSSGIMHIGDVTDHGFPAEYEEMLRILKQYKNDLPEITFTLGNHDVGLGNWESRLGMYTSQTGMSGPYHDHWINGYHFILLGTEQGLPKFCDLSSEQLDWLEHKLGEQASPEQPIFLFLHQPLKDTVAGSLESQDWYGVTQDKELKEILSRYPQTLLFTGHTHWELEVNNTMFPGHGEIATMFNAASVAYLWTNEDKHKTGSQGFYVEVYSDKVLIRGRDFKTGSWIEAAQYEVAYPAVSVY; translated from the coding sequence ATGAGTACGAACACATCACCTGAAGATAAACCAGTTATCACCTTTCAGATCATTACGGATACCCATGTCACTGCTGACCGCAATCATGAGTACAATCTTAACTTCGAGCTGGCACTCCGTGATATAGCAGCGCATGGGGAAGGCAGCAGCGGGATTATGCATATCGGTGATGTCACAGACCACGGCTTCCCTGCTGAATACGAAGAAATGCTTCGTATCCTCAAACAATATAAAAACGACCTGCCCGAGATTACCTTTACCTTAGGCAATCATGATGTGGGGCTCGGAAATTGGGAATCACGTTTAGGAATGTATACGTCACAGACCGGAATGTCCGGACCCTATCATGATCACTGGATCAATGGTTATCATTTTATTTTGCTAGGGACGGAGCAAGGATTGCCCAAGTTCTGTGATCTCTCCTCTGAGCAGCTTGATTGGCTGGAGCATAAGCTTGGAGAGCAAGCTTCACCAGAGCAGCCTATCTTTCTCTTCCTGCATCAACCGCTTAAAGACACCGTAGCCGGATCACTGGAATCGCAAGATTGGTATGGTGTCACACAAGATAAGGAATTAAAAGAAATTCTGTCGAGATATCCCCAGACCTTGTTATTCACTGGACATACCCATTGGGAGCTGGAGGTAAACAACACTATGTTCCCTGGCCATGGAGAGATCGCAACGATGTTTAATGCTGCTTCTGTCGCCTATCTTTGGACTAATGAAGATAAACATAAGACGGGCAGCCAAGGCTTCTATGTGGAAGTGTATAGCGATAAAGTGCTTATCCGGGGCAGAGATTTTAAGACAGGAAGCTGGATTGAGGCTGCACAATATGAGGTAGCTTACCCAGCGGTAAGCGTATATTAA
- a CDS encoding HAD family hydrolase, producing MSELITPQGRYTVAAILFDKDGTLLQFVSLWGSWGECFLERFTKYMKEKGLQIAEEQLPALMGTIHNAQGSITDYDRNGPLAMGTMSDLYAILSWQGYLQGLSWAESMELVHQCRLEADVMLEEKRPVHSLPGLHRFLDECVSAGIPLAVVTADETEAADKHLQWLGIRHYFSEVIGTDLVDQGKPFPDMVQLACKRLAVEPAYTAVIGDTNGDMRMAKAAGVQVAIGLAESEGTSASTHILPDADLIVQSYAELRIEVTSL from the coding sequence ATGTCTGAGCTCATCACTCCGCAAGGCAGATACACTGTAGCAGCTATTCTATTCGATAAGGATGGTACGCTGCTCCAGTTCGTATCCCTCTGGGGCAGCTGGGGCGAATGTTTTTTAGAGAGATTCACGAAGTATATGAAGGAAAAAGGACTACAGATTGCAGAAGAGCAGCTCCCTGCATTAATGGGAACTATACACAATGCCCAGGGGAGCATTACCGATTATGATCGCAACGGACCGCTGGCTATGGGGACTATGAGTGATCTTTATGCCATTCTGTCATGGCAGGGTTATCTGCAAGGTTTATCTTGGGCGGAGTCCATGGAGCTTGTCCATCAATGCCGTCTCGAAGCGGATGTTATGTTAGAAGAGAAACGCCCTGTTCACTCCCTTCCGGGACTTCATCGTTTTCTTGATGAGTGCGTGAGTGCAGGCATCCCTCTCGCCGTGGTGACCGCAGATGAAACAGAGGCCGCAGACAAACATCTCCAATGGCTGGGCATACGGCATTATTTCTCCGAAGTAATTGGAACAGATCTTGTGGATCAGGGTAAACCTTTCCCCGACATGGTGCAGCTGGCCTGCAAAAGGTTAGCCGTGGAACCCGCGTACACAGCGGTTATCGGCGATACTAACGGGGATATGCGAATGGCTAAAGCAGCGGGTGTACAGGTAGCTATCGGCCTAGCAGAAAGCGAAGGTACTAGTGCTTCAACACATATTCTCCCGGATGCAGATCTCATTGTACAATCTTATGCTGAGCTCAGAATTGAGGTTACTTCCCTGTGA
- a CDS encoding GbsR/MarR family transcriptional regulator yields the protein MKQVAFGEENKDLSPREQLLRPMIDAIAQTMDLYGANYSFGQLYGIMFFEDRPMTLEEMKNVMNMSKSNMSYGVRSLMASKMVTKLEEKRDRKDLYAVETDFFQTFKNFFGMKLQREIDVMKQALDVVIPELEGLVQAVDTSEEERQFCLKDLEKLEHAVQYYHWLQQFVDELGEENYFADKRRS from the coding sequence ATGAAACAGGTAGCCTTTGGTGAAGAGAATAAAGACTTATCTCCACGCGAGCAGCTGCTGCGTCCAATGATCGATGCGATTGCTCAGACGATGGACCTATATGGTGCGAATTATTCATTCGGGCAGCTGTATGGAATTATGTTCTTTGAAGACCGTCCGATGACGCTTGAAGAGATGAAGAATGTGATGAATATGAGCAAGAGTAATATGAGCTATGGGGTCCGTTCTTTGATGGCTTCCAAGATGGTCACTAAGCTGGAGGAGAAGCGGGACCGAAAGGATCTGTATGCAGTGGAGACAGATTTCTTTCAGACCTTTAAGAACTTTTTTGGGATGAAGCTGCAGCGGGAGATTGATGTCATGAAGCAAGCCTTGGACGTTGTCATTCCTGAGCTGGAGGGACTGGTTCAAGCCGTAGATACATCTGAGGAGGAGCGGCAATTCTGCCTGAAGGATCTGGAGAAGCTGGAGCATGCCGTCCAATATTATCATTGGCTGCAGCAGTTCGTGGACGAGCTTGGTGAAGAGAATTACTTCGCAGATAAGAGAAGGTCCTAG
- a CDS encoding carbohydrate ABC transporter permease: MKRSRFIGELKPVLFTLPAMIPFVVFWLAPLLYVFYLSFTEWDFMSPEKTFVGLTNYLDLFSNPAFYKALRVTLLFCAGSVLPVILIGLGLALLMNGKLKGSTLYQVLLFSPWVTPTVAVSIVWSWIYEPEIGLANTVLDLLGLEKIGWLQDPKWALLGVLLVTIWKSVGWAMIFYLVALRNVPTDLLEAAQLDGANAVQKFIRITLPLISPTTLFLFIVQIIGALQAYDQINVLTQGGPSGSTRTLLYMYYQSAFEAFQIGEASSVAMVLVFICMLLSVVSLEVSKRTTHYQ, from the coding sequence ATGAAACGTTCGAGATTTATAGGGGAGTTGAAACCGGTGCTCTTCACCTTGCCGGCAATGATTCCATTCGTTGTATTTTGGCTAGCGCCATTACTTTATGTATTTTATCTCAGCTTTACCGAATGGGACTTCATGAGCCCCGAGAAAACCTTTGTCGGACTAACCAACTATCTGGATCTGTTCAGCAATCCTGCCTTCTATAAAGCACTTAGAGTGACTCTGTTATTCTGTGCCGGAAGTGTGCTGCCAGTTATTCTGATCGGACTTGGACTAGCACTCCTGATGAACGGGAAGCTGAAAGGCTCCACCCTCTATCAGGTATTGCTGTTCTCCCCTTGGGTCACGCCGACCGTGGCTGTATCCATTGTGTGGTCCTGGATCTATGAACCCGAAATCGGCCTTGCCAATACTGTACTTGATCTATTAGGTCTAGAAAAAATCGGCTGGCTTCAAGATCCTAAATGGGCGCTGCTCGGCGTTCTGCTCGTGACGATATGGAAATCGGTAGGCTGGGCGATGATTTTTTACTTGGTAGCACTACGCAATGTCCCTACGGATCTGCTGGAAGCTGCTCAACTGGATGGAGCAAATGCTGTTCAAAAGTTCATCCGCATTACCTTACCGCTTATCTCACCAACGACACTGTTTCTGTTCATCGTACAGATCATCGGGGCGTTACAGGCTTACGACCAGATTAACGTACTTACACAAGGTGGACCCTCAGGATCAACACGCACCTTGCTCTATATGTATTATCAGTCTGCTTTTGAAGCCTTCCAGATTGGAGAAGCCTCTAGTGTCGCAATGGTTCTGGTATTTATATGTATGCTGCTATCCGTAGTCTCGCTAGAGGTTAGTAAACGGACAACCCATTATCAATAA
- a CDS encoding polysaccharide deacetylase family protein: MKTKKNMLLVIIVLLLSLAAILNTQREPSTITINVNGQMIKTIAANPASSDDLMIPKAVAEQALNTQIGWQKSGPLPKGIYYRDQVAVLMYHHLSEKPMPQFPWVLSVDRFDDQMNLLKQEGFHVITMAEYREFMLNNGAVPDNAVLLTFDDGYESFYELAFPVLQKYGYTAVNFVIVSTIDHPDPNSVPKLTWEQMREMKHAGMGFYSHTYDLHHYGIVDAEGGQRPAASALLYVDDENRNEMNVEYYSRVTRDLAKAEQRLKEELGNTDSAIAFPYGSYNDRLLAVCDSLGISLTFKIEDGINTRADRNAARINGGSETLTAALTLDQMKHIDLPMELTLNNQKVNMVRNSPEMRKGTLMVPFHQLCKDLHINMKYDPKRRIVELTHMDAGA, encoded by the coding sequence TTGAAAACGAAAAAAAATATGCTGCTTGTTATCATAGTTCTACTGTTAAGCCTTGCTGCTATTTTGAATACACAACGTGAACCTTCAACAATTACTATTAACGTAAATGGTCAAATGATAAAGACGATAGCTGCCAACCCAGCCTCGTCTGATGATCTTATGATCCCGAAGGCAGTAGCTGAACAGGCACTAAATACACAAATCGGCTGGCAGAAATCCGGACCGCTTCCGAAAGGCATTTACTACAGAGATCAGGTGGCTGTGCTGATGTATCATCATCTTTCCGAGAAGCCCATGCCACAGTTTCCTTGGGTGTTATCGGTTGATCGGTTTGACGATCAAATGAATCTGCTGAAGCAGGAAGGTTTTCATGTGATCACCATGGCGGAATACCGCGAATTTATGCTGAATAACGGCGCAGTTCCGGACAATGCAGTGCTGCTGACCTTTGATGATGGATATGAAAGTTTTTATGAATTGGCGTTCCCCGTTTTGCAAAAATACGGATATACAGCCGTCAATTTTGTTATCGTATCTACAATTGATCACCCAGATCCGAATAGCGTGCCGAAGCTCACTTGGGAGCAAATGCGGGAAATGAAGCATGCTGGGATGGGATTTTATAGTCATACCTATGATTTGCATCATTATGGGATTGTGGATGCCGAGGGCGGGCAGCGGCCAGCTGCAAGTGCCCTGTTATATGTTGATGATGAGAACAGGAATGAGATGAATGTTGAATACTACAGCAGAGTTACACGTGATCTGGCCAAGGCGGAGCAAAGGCTGAAGGAAGAATTGGGCAATACGGATTCGGCAATTGCTTTTCCTTACGGCTCCTACAATGACAGATTGCTGGCTGTTTGTGATTCGCTGGGGATTTCACTGACCTTCAAAATTGAGGATGGGATTAACACCAGAGCGGATCGGAATGCCGCACGAATTAACGGGGGAAGTGAGACACTTACCGCTGCATTAACACTTGACCAGATGAAGCATATCGATTTGCCAATGGAATTGACCTTGAACAACCAAAAGGTGAATATGGTAAGGAATTCTCCTGAAATGAGGAAGGGAACCTTGATGGTTCCGTTTCATCAATTATGCAAAGATCTGCATATAAATATGAAATATGATCCGAAACGCCGAATCGTTGAATTGACTCATATGGATGCAGGAGCATGA